The following proteins come from a genomic window of Vigna radiata var. radiata cultivar VC1973A unplaced genomic scaffold, Vradiata_ver6 scaffold_363, whole genome shotgun sequence:
- the LOC106779575 gene encoding AP2-like ethylene-responsive transcription factor BBM1 — MGSMNLLGFSLSPQEHPSSQDHSQTAPSRFGFNPAGISSTDVAGNCFNLTSDSTPHLANLPSYGGIYDIHNTVQDWKENYNSQNLLLGTSCSNQNMNNDQHQHQQQQPKLENFLGGHSFGEHDQTYGGNSASTDYMFPSQPVATSGGSSTSNSNSIGLSMIKTWLRNQPPPSENNNNESGGGNSGSSVQTLSLSMSTGSQSNTSLPVLSANVENGESSSDNKQPPTTTALDITPTGATESAPRKSIDTFGQRTSIYRGVTRHRWTGRYEAHLWDNSCRREGQTRKGRQVYLGGYDKEEKAARAYDLAALKYWGTTTTTNFPISHYEKEVEEMKHMTRQEYVASLRRKSSGFSRGASIYRGVTRHHQHGRWQARIGRVAGNKDLYLGTFSTQEEAAEAYDVAAIKFRGLSAVTNFDMSRYDVKSILESTTLPIGGAAKRLKDMEQVELNVEAHRTDQEDHHSSILNSHLTQGISNNYAGGGTATTHQNWHNGLSFHQPQPCTAMHYPYGQRLWCKQEQHDNSDTSHPLSYPEIHQLQLGNNGTHNFFHTNSGLHPIMNMDSASIDNSSSSNSVVYDGYGGGGGYVIPIGTGTVVASDGDHNNQRGSNGFGDNEMKVLGYEGVYGSNDAYHAHARNFYYLSQQQSASVDAVKYDQGSACNTWVPTAIPTLAPRSTSMTLCHAAPPFSLLHE; from the exons ATGGGGTCTATGAACTTGTTGGggttttctctctctcctcaAGAACACCCTTCTAGTCAAGATCACTCTCAAACAGCACCTTCCCGTTTTGGCTTCAACCCTGCTGGAATCTCAAGCACTGATGTTGCAGGAAACTGTTTTAATCTCACTTCTGACTCAACTCCTCATCTAGCCAATCTTCCTTCTTATGGCGGCATATATGACATTCACAACACCGTTCAAG ATTGGAAAGAGAACTACAACAGTCAAAACTTGCTGTTAGGAACTTCATGCAGTAACCAAAACATGAACAAcgatcaacatcaacatcagcAACAGCAACCAAAGCTTGAAAACTTCCTGGGAGGACATTCATTTGGAGAACATGACCAAACCTACGGTGGTAACTCAGCCTCAACAGATTACATGTTTCCAAGTCAGCCAGTGGCCACCAGTGGCGGCAGTAGCACAAGCAATAGTAACTCCATAGGGTTATCCATGATAAAGACATGGCTGAGGAACCAACCACCACCCtcagaaaacaacaacaatgaaaGTGGAGGTGGGAACAGTGGAAGTAGTGTGCAGACTCTCTCACTTTCTATGAGTACTGGTTCACAATCCAACACTTCACTTCCTGTTCTCTCTGCAAATGTGGAAAATGGAGAGAGTTCTTCAGATAACAAACAACCACCAACAACTACTGCACTTGATATCACCCCAACAGGAGCCACTGAATCTGCACCCAGAAAGTCCATTGACACCTTTGGACAAAGAACTTCTATATACCGTGGTGTAACAAg GCATAGGTGGACTGGGAGATACGAGGCTCATCTGTGGGATAATAGCTGCAGAAGAGAGGGACAAACTCGCAAAGGAAGACAAG TTTACTTGG GAGGCTATGACAAAGAAGAAAAGGCAGCTAGAGCCTATGATTTGGCAGCACTAAAATACTGGGGAACAACTACAACAACAAATTTTCCA ATTAGCCACTATGAGAAGGAGGTGGAAGAAATGAAGCACATGACCAGGCAAGAGTACGTTGCGTCATTGAGAAG GAAGAGCAGTGGGTTTTCTCGCGGTGCATCCATTTATCGAGGAGTAACAAG ACACCATCAACATGGTAGATGGCAAGCAAGGATTGGGAGAGTTGCAGGCAACAAGGATCTTTACTTGGGAACATTCA GCACTCAAGAAGAAGCAGCAGAGGCTTATGATGTTGCGGCCATAAAATTCCGAGGACTGAGTGCTGTTACGAACTTTGACATGAGCAGATACGATGTGAAGAGCATACTTGAGAGTACTACTTTGCCAATTGGTGGTGCCGCCAAGCGTTTGAAGGACATGGAACAGGTGGAACTCAACGTGGAAGCTCATAGAACAGACCAAGAAGATCATCATAGCAGCATCTTGAACTCTCACCTTACTCAAGGTATCAGCAACAACTATGCAGGAGGAGGAACAGCAACAACTCATCAGAACTGGCACAATGGTCTTTCATTCCACCAACCTCAACCTTGCACCGCCATGCACTACCCTTATGGACAGAGACTATGGTGCAAGCAAGAACAGCACGACAATTCTGATACCTCTCATCCTTTGTCTTATCCTGAGATTCATCAACTACAGCTAGGGAATAACGGCACACACAACTTTTTCCACACAAATTCCGGGTTGCACCCTATCATGAACATGGATTCTGCTTCCATTGACAATAGCTCTTCGTCTAACTCGGTGGTTTATGATGGTTATGGAGGTGGTGGGGGCTATGTGATACCTATTGGGACTGGTACAGTTGTTGCAAGTGACGGTGATCATAATAATCAAAGAGGAAGCAATGGTTTTGGTGATAATGAGATGAAGGTACTTGGTTATGAAGGTGTTTATGGATCGAATGATGCTTATCATGCACATGCAAGGAACTTTTATTATCTTTCCCAACAGCAATCAGCTTCTGTAGATGCAGTGAAATATGATCAAGGCTCTGCATGCAACACTTGGGTTCCAACTGCAATTCCAACTCTTGCACCTAGGTCTACCAGCATGACTCTCTGCCATGCTGCTCCACCCTTCTCGTTATTGCATGAATAG
- the LOC106779587 gene encoding putative metallophosphoesterase At3g03305 isoform X1 — protein MKLRTQNHRGRSTKLLLLLLAIAILCDICIAESSDGDTHIKEGLDSVVWVVQLSDLHFSVHHPNRALDFAEFVGPALSVINPSLVLITGDLTDGKSKDLLTMKQNENEWVEYRSVLDTVIGRSGLDKSLFFDLRGNHDSFGVPFVGCPSDFFSKYSISGQLGRNGRVNSVTVETKERKHLFVGFDSTMSTGLRGPTNLFGHPTDQLLKDLDLKLSEWDSQSEKPVTKISFGHFPLSFSAPSISGRTLEDVFLKHSISAYLCGHLHTGFGVNLKRHHQLSGHFSPLQKKIQFNIHQRSFESTVNCSMGDTPIQDFWEWEMGDWRKSRAFRILAIDRGHVSYVDIDFKSGTKPAIILPTFPLDSRFMITSSCRHNYECKPVLPSSYEKIRALVFSVAPVASVVARIYDSKSGNLDLVLETHMIRHADENTTGDLYLAPWNYKAFEDASPDRYWLQIEANDSAGRSTLTELRPFSINGLSLKLSWSWKEFMVMGCQWAALYYPIFWSALYFFFLFLLFPKALLVFPKKRYTYKNFIVNKGLVNGVLWLLQELCRINTLWFGWIAYLFYLILSPWFMGQVFNEGENMVYMTYMGWAIENSNGEGKLEYVGSPDIIVVVLPHLLYVVLPAILVTGALTAERAIFREHVLAFLEKKKDDLRMDSRKTVLNDHHSSIVSNVHLCKRWIRKLLCVVCLAICWKHFMNCRTLLKAYEMNPVLHFLGYGISVPFLLANAIIKTRNAG, from the exons ATGAAACTGCGAACCCAAAACCACCGAGGAAGGAGCAcaaagcttcttcttcttcttcttgctatTGCGATTCTATGTGACATTTGCATAGCTGAAAGCAGTGATGGAGATACACACATCAAAGAAGGCCTAGATTCTGTGGTTTGGGTGGTTCAGCTTTCCGATCTTCATTTCAGCGTTCACCATCCAAATCGTGCCCTCGATTTCGCCGAATTTGTGGGCCCTGCTCTCTCCGTCATCAACCCCTCCCTCGTCCTCATCACTGGCGACCTCACTG ACGGTAAAAGCAAGGATTTGCTGACAATGAAGCAGAATGAGAATGAATGGGTGGAATACCGGAGCGTACTGGACACTGTTATTGGGAGAAGTGGACTCGACAAGAGCTTGTTCTTTGACCTGAGAGGCAACCATGATAGTTTTGGTGTTCCGTTTGTTGGTTGTccttctgattttttttctaaatacaGCATCAGTGGGCAATTAGGAAGAAATGGGCGTGTCAATAGTGTCACAGTTGAG ACCAAAGAAAGAAAGCATCTCTTTGTTGGGTTTGACAGCACAATGTCAACTGGCTTACGAGGTCCAACCAATCTGTTTGGGCATCCCACAGATCAATTACTAAAGGATCTAGACTTGAAACTCTCAGAGTGGGATTCTCAGTCAGAAAAACCAGTTACCAAAATTTCCTTTGGCCATTTTCCACTCTCATTTTCAGCACCCTCTATTTCTGGAAGGACCTTGGAGGATGTTTTCCTAAAGCATTCCATATCAGCTTACCTGTGTGGGCATCTCCATACTGGATTTGGTGTGAACTTAAAGCGGCATCATCAGTTGAGTGGTCATTTTTCTCCcttgcaaaaaaaaattcagttcaATATACATCAGAGATCATTTGAAAGTACTGTAAATTGTTCAATGGGAGACACACCAATTCAAGACTTTTGGGAGTGGGAGATGGGTGATTGGAGGAAGAGTAGAGCCTTTCGAATTTTAGCCATTGATAGAGGCCATGTTTCATATGttgatattgattttaaatcagGAACCAAACCAGCAATTATATTGCCCACTTTTCCATTAGACTCTCGCTTTATGATAACATCTTCATGCCGTCACAACTATGAATGTAAACCTGTGCTCCCTTCATCTTATGAGAAAATTCGAGCTCTTGTGTTTTCTGTTGCCCCAGTTGCATCAGTTGTAGCTAGGATCTACGACTCAAAATCTGGAAACCTTGATTTAGTATTAGAAACACATATGATCAGGCATGCTGATGAGAACACCACGGGAGACCTCTATCTTGCACCATGGAATTACAAAGCCTTTGAGGATGCTTCTCCTGATAGATATTGGCTTCAAATTGAAGCAAATGACAGTGCAGGCAGATCAACTTTGACCGAATTGAGGCCGTTTTCTATCAATGGTCTTAGCCTCAAACTTTCTTGGAGCTGGAAGGAGTTCATGGTCATGGGGTGTCAATGGGCTGCCCTATACTACCCAATATTCTGGTCTgctctttacttttttttcttattcctcCTTTTTCCAAAAGCTCTCCTTGTTTTTCCAAAGAAGAGATACACTTACAAGAACTTCATTGTCAATAAAGGCTTGGTAAATGGTGTATTATGGCTTCTCCAGGAGCTGTGCAGGATCAACACATTATGGTTTGGTTGGATAGCATACCTATTTTATCTGATATTATCCCCCTGGTTTATGGGGCAAGTTTTTAATGAAGGGGAAAATATGGTATACATGACCTATATGGGGTGGGCCATAGAGAATTCTAATGGAGAGGGGAAGCTTGAGTATGTTGGATCTCCTGATATCATAGTGGTGGTTCTTCCCCATCTATTATACGTAGTTTTGCCTGCAATTTTGGTCACTGGTGCTCTGACAGCAGAAAGAGCAATTTTCCGGGAACATGTGTTAGCATTcttagagaagaagaaagatgacCTTCGTATGGACTCTAGAAAAACTGTATTAAATGACCACCATAGCAGCATAGTATCAAATGTTCACCTTTGCAAACGATGGATTAGGAAGCTTCTGTGTGTGGTGTGCCTGGCAATTTGTTGGAAACATTTTATG AACTGCAGAACTCTTCTAAAAGCTTATGAGATGAACCCCGTTCTCCATTTTCTGGGCTATGGTATTTCAGTTCCCTTCTTGTTGGCAAATGCTATCATCAAAACCAGAAACGCTGGATGA
- the LOC106779587 gene encoding putative metallophosphoesterase At3g03305 isoform X2: protein MKQNENEWVEYRSVLDTVIGRSGLDKSLFFDLRGNHDSFGVPFVGCPSDFFSKYSISGQLGRNGRVNSVTVETKERKHLFVGFDSTMSTGLRGPTNLFGHPTDQLLKDLDLKLSEWDSQSEKPVTKISFGHFPLSFSAPSISGRTLEDVFLKHSISAYLCGHLHTGFGVNLKRHHQLSGHFSPLQKKIQFNIHQRSFESTVNCSMGDTPIQDFWEWEMGDWRKSRAFRILAIDRGHVSYVDIDFKSGTKPAIILPTFPLDSRFMITSSCRHNYECKPVLPSSYEKIRALVFSVAPVASVVARIYDSKSGNLDLVLETHMIRHADENTTGDLYLAPWNYKAFEDASPDRYWLQIEANDSAGRSTLTELRPFSINGLSLKLSWSWKEFMVMGCQWAALYYPIFWSALYFFFLFLLFPKALLVFPKKRYTYKNFIVNKGLVNGVLWLLQELCRINTLWFGWIAYLFYLILSPWFMGQVFNEGENMVYMTYMGWAIENSNGEGKLEYVGSPDIIVVVLPHLLYVVLPAILVTGALTAERAIFREHVLAFLEKKKDDLRMDSRKTVLNDHHSSIVSNVHLCKRWIRKLLCVVCLAICWKHFMNCRTLLKAYEMNPVLHFLGYGISVPFLLANAIIKTRNAG from the exons ATGAAGCAGAATGAGAATGAATGGGTGGAATACCGGAGCGTACTGGACACTGTTATTGGGAGAAGTGGACTCGACAAGAGCTTGTTCTTTGACCTGAGAGGCAACCATGATAGTTTTGGTGTTCCGTTTGTTGGTTGTccttctgattttttttctaaatacaGCATCAGTGGGCAATTAGGAAGAAATGGGCGTGTCAATAGTGTCACAGTTGAG ACCAAAGAAAGAAAGCATCTCTTTGTTGGGTTTGACAGCACAATGTCAACTGGCTTACGAGGTCCAACCAATCTGTTTGGGCATCCCACAGATCAATTACTAAAGGATCTAGACTTGAAACTCTCAGAGTGGGATTCTCAGTCAGAAAAACCAGTTACCAAAATTTCCTTTGGCCATTTTCCACTCTCATTTTCAGCACCCTCTATTTCTGGAAGGACCTTGGAGGATGTTTTCCTAAAGCATTCCATATCAGCTTACCTGTGTGGGCATCTCCATACTGGATTTGGTGTGAACTTAAAGCGGCATCATCAGTTGAGTGGTCATTTTTCTCCcttgcaaaaaaaaattcagttcaATATACATCAGAGATCATTTGAAAGTACTGTAAATTGTTCAATGGGAGACACACCAATTCAAGACTTTTGGGAGTGGGAGATGGGTGATTGGAGGAAGAGTAGAGCCTTTCGAATTTTAGCCATTGATAGAGGCCATGTTTCATATGttgatattgattttaaatcagGAACCAAACCAGCAATTATATTGCCCACTTTTCCATTAGACTCTCGCTTTATGATAACATCTTCATGCCGTCACAACTATGAATGTAAACCTGTGCTCCCTTCATCTTATGAGAAAATTCGAGCTCTTGTGTTTTCTGTTGCCCCAGTTGCATCAGTTGTAGCTAGGATCTACGACTCAAAATCTGGAAACCTTGATTTAGTATTAGAAACACATATGATCAGGCATGCTGATGAGAACACCACGGGAGACCTCTATCTTGCACCATGGAATTACAAAGCCTTTGAGGATGCTTCTCCTGATAGATATTGGCTTCAAATTGAAGCAAATGACAGTGCAGGCAGATCAACTTTGACCGAATTGAGGCCGTTTTCTATCAATGGTCTTAGCCTCAAACTTTCTTGGAGCTGGAAGGAGTTCATGGTCATGGGGTGTCAATGGGCTGCCCTATACTACCCAATATTCTGGTCTgctctttacttttttttcttattcctcCTTTTTCCAAAAGCTCTCCTTGTTTTTCCAAAGAAGAGATACACTTACAAGAACTTCATTGTCAATAAAGGCTTGGTAAATGGTGTATTATGGCTTCTCCAGGAGCTGTGCAGGATCAACACATTATGGTTTGGTTGGATAGCATACCTATTTTATCTGATATTATCCCCCTGGTTTATGGGGCAAGTTTTTAATGAAGGGGAAAATATGGTATACATGACCTATATGGGGTGGGCCATAGAGAATTCTAATGGAGAGGGGAAGCTTGAGTATGTTGGATCTCCTGATATCATAGTGGTGGTTCTTCCCCATCTATTATACGTAGTTTTGCCTGCAATTTTGGTCACTGGTGCTCTGACAGCAGAAAGAGCAATTTTCCGGGAACATGTGTTAGCATTcttagagaagaagaaagatgacCTTCGTATGGACTCTAGAAAAACTGTATTAAATGACCACCATAGCAGCATAGTATCAAATGTTCACCTTTGCAAACGATGGATTAGGAAGCTTCTGTGTGTGGTGTGCCTGGCAATTTGTTGGAAACATTTTATG AACTGCAGAACTCTTCTAAAAGCTTATGAGATGAACCCCGTTCTCCATTTTCTGGGCTATGGTATTTCAGTTCCCTTCTTGTTGGCAAATGCTATCATCAAAACCAGAAACGCTGGATGA